One stretch of Castor canadensis chromosome 14, mCasCan1.hap1v2, whole genome shotgun sequence DNA includes these proteins:
- the Gng14 gene encoding putative guanine nucleotide-binding protein G(I)/G(S)/G(O) subunit gamma-14 isoform X1: MEPDYRPQVMTTMSSKVAMGSDIGQARRAVEQLRMEAGIDRVKVSKAATDLLQFCTEQAKSDPFLVGIPAATNPFKEKKPCAIL, encoded by the exons ATGGAACCAGATTACCGTCCTCAAGTTATGACAACG ATGTCCAGCAAGGTAGCCATGGGCAGTGACATCGGGCAGGCCCGCCGGGCAGTGGAGCAGCTGCGGATGGAGGCAGGCATTGATCGCGTGAAG GTGTCCAAGGCAGCCACTGACCTGCTGCAGTTCTGCACAGAGCAGGCCAAGAGTGACCCCTTCCTTGTGGGCATCCCGGCTGCCACCAACCCATTCAAGGAGAAGAAGCCCTGTGCCATCCTCTGA
- the Gng14 gene encoding putative guanine nucleotide-binding protein G(I)/G(S)/G(O) subunit gamma-14 isoform X2 — MMSSKVAMGSDIGQARRAVEQLRMEAGIDRVKVSKAATDLLQFCTEQAKSDPFLVGIPAATNPFKEKKPCAIL; from the exons ATG ATGTCCAGCAAGGTAGCCATGGGCAGTGACATCGGGCAGGCCCGCCGGGCAGTGGAGCAGCTGCGGATGGAGGCAGGCATTGATCGCGTGAAG GTGTCCAAGGCAGCCACTGACCTGCTGCAGTTCTGCACAGAGCAGGCCAAGAGTGACCCCTTCCTTGTGGGCATCCCGGCTGCCACCAACCCATTCAAGGAGAAGAAGCCCTGTGCCATCCTCTGA
- the Dhps gene encoding deoxyhypusine synthase isoform X3, which translates to MEGPPEGKVPAAAVAAVLKHSSALPPESAQVRGYDFNRGVDYRALLEAFGTTGFQATNFGRAVQQVNAMVDVLVTTAGGVEEDLIKCLAPTYLGEFSLRGKELRENGINRIGNLLVPNDNYCKFEDWLMPILDQMVLEQNTEGVKWTPSKMIARLGKEINHPESVYYWAQKNHIPVLSPALTDGSLGDMIFFHSYKNPGLVLDIVEDLRLINTQAIFAKRSGMIILGGGVVKHHIANANLMRNGADYAVYINTAQEFDGSDSGARPDEAVSWGKIRMDAQPVKVYADASLVFPLLVAETFAKKADAFIPEKNDD; encoded by the exons ATGGAGGGTCCGCCGGAGGGGAAGGTGCCCGCGGCGGCGGTGGCCGCCGTGCTGAAGCACAGCTCGGCGTTGCCGCCCGAGAGCGCCCAGGTCCGGGGCTACGACTTTAACCGCGGCGTGGATTACCGCGCACTCCTGGAGGCCTTCGGCACTACCGGCTTCCAAGCAACCAATTTCGGCCGTGCGGTGCAGCAAGTGAATGCCATG GTGGACGTATTGGTGACTACGGCTGGCGGTGTGGAGGAGGATCTCATCAAGTGCCTGGCACCCACATACCTGGGCGAGTTTAGCCTCAGGGGGAAGGAGCTCCGGGAGAACGGGATCAACAG GATTGGGAACCTGCTGGTGCCCAATGACAATTACTGCAAGTTTGAGGACTGGCTGATGCCCATTCTGGATCAGATGGTGTTGGAGCAGAACACAGAG GGTGTGAAGTGGACACCTTCCAAGATGATTGCCCGGCTTGGCAAGGAGATCAACCACCCGGAGTCGGTGTATTACTGGGCTCAGAAG AACCACATCCCTGTGCTGAGCCCTGCACTCACCGATGGCTCGCTGGGTGACATGATCTTCTTCCATTCCTACAAGAACCCAGGACTGGTCTTGGACATTGTTGAAG acCTGAGGCTCATCAACACACAGGCCATTTTTGCCAAGCGCTCTGGGATGATCATCCTGGGTGGAGGCGTGGTCAAACACCACATCGCCAATGCCAACCTCATG CGGAATGGGGCTGACTATGCTGTCTACATCAACACAGCACAGGAGTTTGATGGCTCTGATTCAGGTGCACGGCCAGATGAGGCTGTCTCTTGGGGCAAGATCCGGATGGATGCACAGCCAGTCAAG GTCTATGCTGATGCCTCCCTGGTCTTCCCCCTGCTCGTGGCTGAAACCTTTGCCAAGAAGGCAGACGCCTTTATACCTGAGAAGAACGATGACTGA
- the Dhps gene encoding deoxyhypusine synthase isoform X4: MEGPPEGKVPAAAVAAVLKHSSALPPESAQVRGYDFNRGVDYRALLEAFGTTGFQATNFGRAVQQVNAMIEKKLEPLAQDEDQHADLTQSRRPLTGCTIFLGYTSNLISSGLRETIRYLVQHNMVDVLVTTAGGVEEDLIKCLAPTYLGEFSLRGKELRENGINRIGNLLVPNDNYCKFEDWLMPILDQMVLEQNTEGVKWTPSKMIARLGKEINHPESVYYWAQKNHIPVLSPALTDGSLGDMIFFHSYKNPGLVLDIVEDLRLINTQAIFAKRSGMIILGGGVVKHHIANANLMVHGQMRLSLGARSGWMHSQSRSMLMPPWSSPCSWLKPLPRRQTPLYLRRTMTEKKEQGLWRLARPCIY; the protein is encoded by the exons ATGGAGGGTCCGCCGGAGGGGAAGGTGCCCGCGGCGGCGGTGGCCGCCGTGCTGAAGCACAGCTCGGCGTTGCCGCCCGAGAGCGCCCAGGTCCGGGGCTACGACTTTAACCGCGGCGTGGATTACCGCGCACTCCTGGAGGCCTTCGGCACTACCGGCTTCCAAGCAACCAATTTCGGCCGTGCGGTGCAGCAAGTGAATGCCATG ATCGAGAAGAAGCTGGAGCCCCTGGCGCAGGACGAAGACCAGCACGCAGACCTAACTCAGAGCCGCCGCCCGCTCACTGGCTGCACCATTTTTCTGGGCTATACATCCAACCTCATCAGTTCAGGCCTGCGAGAGACCATTCGCTACCTGGTGCAGCACAACATG GTGGACGTATTGGTGACTACGGCTGGCGGTGTGGAGGAGGATCTCATCAAGTGCCTGGCACCCACATACCTGGGCGAGTTTAGCCTCAGGGGGAAGGAGCTCCGGGAGAACGGGATCAACAG GATTGGGAACCTGCTGGTGCCCAATGACAATTACTGCAAGTTTGAGGACTGGCTGATGCCCATTCTGGATCAGATGGTGTTGGAGCAGAACACAGAG GGTGTGAAGTGGACACCTTCCAAGATGATTGCCCGGCTTGGCAAGGAGATCAACCACCCGGAGTCGGTGTATTACTGGGCTCAGAAG AACCACATCCCTGTGCTGAGCCCTGCACTCACCGATGGCTCGCTGGGTGACATGATCTTCTTCCATTCCTACAAGAACCCAGGACTGGTCTTGGACATTGTTGAAG acCTGAGGCTCATCAACACACAGGCCATTTTTGCCAAGCGCTCTGGGATGATCATCCTGGGTGGAGGCGTGGTCAAACACCACATCGCCAATGCCAACCTCATG GTGCACGGCCAGATGAGGCTGTCTCTTGGGGCAAGATCCGGATGGATGCACAGCCAGTCAAG GTCTATGCTGATGCCTCCCTGGTCTTCCCCCTGCTCGTGGCTGAAACCTTTGCCAAGAAGGCAGACGCCTTTATACCTGAGAAGAACGATGACTGAGAAGAAAGAACAAGGCCTGTGGAGGCTTGCCCGCCCCTGTATTTATTAA
- the Dhps gene encoding deoxyhypusine synthase isoform X1, with translation MEGPPEGKVPAAAVAAVLKHSSALPPESAQVRGYDFNRGVDYRALLEAFGTTGFQATNFGRAVQQVNAMIEKKLEPLAQDEDQHADLTQSRRPLTGCTIFLGYTSNLISSGLRETIRYLVQHNMVDVLVTTAGGVEEDLIKCLAPTYLGEFSLRGKELRENGINRIGNLLVPNDNYCKFEDWLMPILDQMVLEQNTEGVKWTPSKMIARLGKEINHPESVYYWAQKNHIPVLSPALTDGSLGDMIFFHSYKNPGLVLDIVEDLRLINTQAIFAKRSGMIILGGGVVKHHIANANLMRNGADYAVYINTAQEFDGSDSGARPDEAVSWGKIRMDAQPVKVYADASLVFPLLVAETFAKKADAFIPEKNDD, from the exons ATGGAGGGTCCGCCGGAGGGGAAGGTGCCCGCGGCGGCGGTGGCCGCCGTGCTGAAGCACAGCTCGGCGTTGCCGCCCGAGAGCGCCCAGGTCCGGGGCTACGACTTTAACCGCGGCGTGGATTACCGCGCACTCCTGGAGGCCTTCGGCACTACCGGCTTCCAAGCAACCAATTTCGGCCGTGCGGTGCAGCAAGTGAATGCCATG ATCGAGAAGAAGCTGGAGCCCCTGGCGCAGGACGAAGACCAGCACGCAGACCTAACTCAGAGCCGCCGCCCGCTCACTGGCTGCACCATTTTTCTGGGCTATACATCCAACCTCATCAGTTCAGGCCTGCGAGAGACCATTCGCTACCTGGTGCAGCACAACATG GTGGACGTATTGGTGACTACGGCTGGCGGTGTGGAGGAGGATCTCATCAAGTGCCTGGCACCCACATACCTGGGCGAGTTTAGCCTCAGGGGGAAGGAGCTCCGGGAGAACGGGATCAACAG GATTGGGAACCTGCTGGTGCCCAATGACAATTACTGCAAGTTTGAGGACTGGCTGATGCCCATTCTGGATCAGATGGTGTTGGAGCAGAACACAGAG GGTGTGAAGTGGACACCTTCCAAGATGATTGCCCGGCTTGGCAAGGAGATCAACCACCCGGAGTCGGTGTATTACTGGGCTCAGAAG AACCACATCCCTGTGCTGAGCCCTGCACTCACCGATGGCTCGCTGGGTGACATGATCTTCTTCCATTCCTACAAGAACCCAGGACTGGTCTTGGACATTGTTGAAG acCTGAGGCTCATCAACACACAGGCCATTTTTGCCAAGCGCTCTGGGATGATCATCCTGGGTGGAGGCGTGGTCAAACACCACATCGCCAATGCCAACCTCATG CGGAATGGGGCTGACTATGCTGTCTACATCAACACAGCACAGGAGTTTGATGGCTCTGATTCAGGTGCACGGCCAGATGAGGCTGTCTCTTGGGGCAAGATCCGGATGGATGCACAGCCAGTCAAG GTCTATGCTGATGCCTCCCTGGTCTTCCCCCTGCTCGTGGCTGAAACCTTTGCCAAGAAGGCAGACGCCTTTATACCTGAGAAGAACGATGACTGA
- the Dhps gene encoding deoxyhypusine synthase isoform X2, whose translation MGQDSMGRQLEEEPKIEKKLEPLAQDEDQHADLTQSRRPLTGCTIFLGYTSNLISSGLRETIRYLVQHNMVDVLVTTAGGVEEDLIKCLAPTYLGEFSLRGKELRENGINRIGNLLVPNDNYCKFEDWLMPILDQMVLEQNTEGVKWTPSKMIARLGKEINHPESVYYWAQKNHIPVLSPALTDGSLGDMIFFHSYKNPGLVLDIVEDLRLINTQAIFAKRSGMIILGGGVVKHHIANANLMRNGADYAVYINTAQEFDGSDSGARPDEAVSWGKIRMDAQPVKVYADASLVFPLLVAETFAKKADAFIPEKNDD comes from the exons ATGGGGCAAGACAGCATGGGGCGGCAATTGGAGGAGGAGCCTAAG ATCGAGAAGAAGCTGGAGCCCCTGGCGCAGGACGAAGACCAGCACGCAGACCTAACTCAGAGCCGCCGCCCGCTCACTGGCTGCACCATTTTTCTGGGCTATACATCCAACCTCATCAGTTCAGGCCTGCGAGAGACCATTCGCTACCTGGTGCAGCACAACATG GTGGACGTATTGGTGACTACGGCTGGCGGTGTGGAGGAGGATCTCATCAAGTGCCTGGCACCCACATACCTGGGCGAGTTTAGCCTCAGGGGGAAGGAGCTCCGGGAGAACGGGATCAACAG GATTGGGAACCTGCTGGTGCCCAATGACAATTACTGCAAGTTTGAGGACTGGCTGATGCCCATTCTGGATCAGATGGTGTTGGAGCAGAACACAGAG GGTGTGAAGTGGACACCTTCCAAGATGATTGCCCGGCTTGGCAAGGAGATCAACCACCCGGAGTCGGTGTATTACTGGGCTCAGAAG AACCACATCCCTGTGCTGAGCCCTGCACTCACCGATGGCTCGCTGGGTGACATGATCTTCTTCCATTCCTACAAGAACCCAGGACTGGTCTTGGACATTGTTGAAG acCTGAGGCTCATCAACACACAGGCCATTTTTGCCAAGCGCTCTGGGATGATCATCCTGGGTGGAGGCGTGGTCAAACACCACATCGCCAATGCCAACCTCATG CGGAATGGGGCTGACTATGCTGTCTACATCAACACAGCACAGGAGTTTGATGGCTCTGATTCAGGTGCACGGCCAGATGAGGCTGTCTCTTGGGGCAAGATCCGGATGGATGCACAGCCAGTCAAG GTCTATGCTGATGCCTCCCTGGTCTTCCCCCTGCTCGTGGCTGAAACCTTTGCCAAGAAGGCAGACGCCTTTATACCTGAGAAGAACGATGACTGA
- the Wdr83 gene encoding WD repeat domain-containing protein 83 isoform X2 yields the protein MAFPEPKPRPPELPQKRLKTLDCGQGAVRAVRFNVDGNYCLTCGSDKTLKLWNPLRGTLLRTYSGHGYEVLDAAGSFDNSNLCSGGGDKAVVLWDVASGQVVRKFRGHAGKVNTVQFNEEATVILSGSIDSSIRCWDCRSRKPEPVQKLDEARDGISSVKVSDHEILAGYTGHKNKEYKLDCCLSERDTHVVSCSEDGKVYFWDLVEGALALALPVGSGVVQSLAYHPTEPCLLTAMGGSIHCWREETYEAEGGAG from the exons ATGGCTTTTCCTGAACCAAAACCGCGGCCCCCGGAGCTGCCGCAGAAACGGTTGAAGACTCTGGACTGCGGTCAAGGGGCTGTGCGAGCCGTGCGATTTAATG TTGATGGCAATTACTGCCTGACGTGCGGCAGCGACAAGACCCTGAAGCTGTGGAACCCACTGCGGGGGACGCTGCTGCGGACGTACAGCGGCCACGGCTACGAGGTGCTGGACGCGGCCGG CTCTTTTGACAACAGCAATCTCTGCTCTGGCGGCGGGGACAAGGCTGTGGTGCTTTGGGATGTCGCATCTGGGCAGGTCGTGCGCAAATTCCGGGGCCACGCGGGG AAGGTGAACACGGTCCAGTTTAATGAAGAGGCCACAGTCATCCTATCTG GTTCTATCGATTCCAGTATCCGCTGCTGGGACTGCCGCTCCAGGAAGCCTGAGCCAGTGCAGAAGCTGGATGAGGCCAGGGATGGCATATCCAGCGTTAAGGTGTCAGACCATGAGATCCTGGCAGG GTACACAGGCCATAAAAACAAGGAGTACAAGCTGGATTGCTGCCTGAGTGAGCGGGACACACACGTGGTCAGCTGCTCGGAGGATGGGAAGGTGTACTTCTGGGACCTGGTGGAG GGTGCCCTGGCACTGGCCCTGCCTGTGGGTTCTGGTGTGGTACAGTCACTGGCTTACCACCCCACAGAGCCCTGCCTGCTAACAGCCATGGGGGGCAGCATCCATTGTTGGCGGGAAGAGACCTAcgaggcagagggtggagcaggctGA
- the Wdr83 gene encoding WD repeat domain-containing protein 83 isoform X1 produces MAFPEPKPRPPELPQKRLKTLDCGQGAVRAVRFNVDGNYCLTCGSDKTLKLWNPLRGTLLRTYSGHGYEVLDAAGSFDNSNLCSGGGDKAVVLWDVASGQVVRKFRGHAGKVNTVQFNEEATVILSGSIDSSIRCWDCRSRKPEPVQKLDEARDGISSVKVSDHEILAGSVDGRVRRYDLRMGQLFSDYVGIPITCTCFSRDGQCTLVSSLDSTLRLLDKDTGELLGEYTGHKNKEYKLDCCLSERDTHVVSCSEDGKVYFWDLVEGALALALPVGSGVVQSLAYHPTEPCLLTAMGGSIHCWREETYEAEGGAG; encoded by the exons ATGGCTTTTCCTGAACCAAAACCGCGGCCCCCGGAGCTGCCGCAGAAACGGTTGAAGACTCTGGACTGCGGTCAAGGGGCTGTGCGAGCCGTGCGATTTAATG TTGATGGCAATTACTGCCTGACGTGCGGCAGCGACAAGACCCTGAAGCTGTGGAACCCACTGCGGGGGACGCTGCTGCGGACGTACAGCGGCCACGGCTACGAGGTGCTGGACGCGGCCGG CTCTTTTGACAACAGCAATCTCTGCTCTGGCGGCGGGGACAAGGCTGTGGTGCTTTGGGATGTCGCATCTGGGCAGGTCGTGCGCAAATTCCGGGGCCACGCGGGG AAGGTGAACACGGTCCAGTTTAATGAAGAGGCCACAGTCATCCTATCTG GTTCTATCGATTCCAGTATCCGCTGCTGGGACTGCCGCTCCAGGAAGCCTGAGCCAGTGCAGAAGCTGGATGAGGCCAGGGATGGCATATCCAGCGTTAAGGTGTCAGACCATGAGATCCTGGCAGG TTCTGTGGACGGCCGTGTGAGGCGCTACGACCTGAGGATGGGGCAGCTCTTCTCTGACTACGTGGGCA TCCCCATCACCTGCACCTGCTTCAGCCGGGATGGGCAGTGCACCCTCGTGTCCAGCCTGGACTCCACCTTGCGACTGCTAGACAAAGACACTGGGGAGCTGCTGGGCGA GTACACAGGCCATAAAAACAAGGAGTACAAGCTGGATTGCTGCCTGAGTGAGCGGGACACACACGTGGTCAGCTGCTCGGAGGATGGGAAGGTGTACTTCTGGGACCTGGTGGAG GGTGCCCTGGCACTGGCCCTGCCTGTGGGTTCTGGTGTGGTACAGTCACTGGCTTACCACCCCACAGAGCCCTGCCTGCTAACAGCCATGGGGGGCAGCATCCATTGTTGGCGGGAAGAGACCTAcgaggcagagggtggagcaggctGA